The Brassica napus cultivar Da-Ae chromosome C1, Da-Ae, whole genome shotgun sequence DNA segment CGAGAAGATGTGTGCGCGGTTGGAGAAGAAGCTCTCTAAAGAGATCGACGTTCCCGATGAATCACCTCCAGTGTATCGTCATCCTAACTATCAGGTACATAACGCAAACTGGGAACCTGGCCGTAGTTCTAGGAATGAGGATGCGGTAGATCGAACCTCGATTGTTGGTAACCGTGAGAGGATGTTAAAACGAGTGGAATTACCTGTGTATGATGGTTGTGATGCGTATGGATGGCTGCTCTTGCAGAACGTTTTTTCAGGATTGGCGGTTATGATGACCGAGCTAAATTGGATGTGGTCTCAGTAAGTTTAGCAGGAGATGTACTCAGCTGGTTTAACTGTGAATCACATCGAAGAGGTTTCAGAAGCTGGATGGAGTTTAAACAGAAACTGATAGCGTGATTCAGTAAGGAGAAGTTCAGGGACCCTAGTCAGCCATTCTTTGCGGTTAAACAGACTGGTACTGCAGCTCAGTATATCCATGCCTTCGAAGATCTATCAACATTGATGACTGGTCTGACAGATACGCAGCTCGAAGGGATATTCATGAATGGGTTAAAACCTGAAATGAGAGAAGTTGTAACGATGTGCAAACCAGTTGAATTGGATGAAATGATTTCAACAACATATCAGATGGAAGACATTGTTTTATATAAGGTGGTGTGTAGAGAGCGACAAGCAGAGAGGAAAGACAATTCAAAAACAACGTCTATCAAATCTTTTTCCTCTGGAAAGAGTAGCTCAGGATGGACTTTCAAGCCGACGCAAGCGAAGCCGACTGAGACATGAGGACAGAGACCGCATTTACGATTGACTGAAGCTCGGATAGCAGAGAAAAAGCGTTTGGGACTGTGCTTCACCTGTGATGATAAGTGGTCAAGGCAGCATTTGTGTCCCAACCGTATGCTCCAGGTCTTGACAGTCGTAGATGGAATGGAGATGGAGATAATGGATCAATCTCTAGTTGAAGTAGAGGAAGAAACAGAGGATACTGAAGCTTCGATGATGGCACTTTCCTTGAGTTCATTCTTAGGACAGTCATGTTCCACTACAACAAAACTGAAGGGGGCGATAAAGAAGAATTCAGTGGTGGTCATGATAGATAGCGGTGCGACTCATAATTTCATCTCACCTTTGATAGTACAGAAGACCAAGCTTAAGGTTACGGAGAATATGAATCTGCGTGTCTTGCTTGGAACGGGAATCTCAGTTCAGGGGACATGAATGTGTCAGAAGGTGACTGTAGGGTTACCGTCTATGTCTTTTGAAGcagattttgtggttttggagTTGGGTAATGTTGACATTATCCTTGGAGTGGAATGGTTGAGAACGTTGGGCAAATGTATGGTGGATTGGGAACAGAATGAATGGTCTTTTGTCTCTGAGGGAGCACCAGTGATTTTAAGAGGTGATCCATCGCTTCATGCTCAGACCGTATCTCTTAAATCATTCACAGCAGATAACACGATGTgtcacaaaggagttgagatggAGGTACGATCATTGGAGGAAAGGAGTGAGACAGTGAAGGAGTTACCACTACCTATTGCTCAGACGTTGCAGCACTATGCTAGGGTATTTCAGAAACCGGTAGGGTTGCCTCCAGTCAGAGGTCGGGAACATGCAATTGTGTTGTTGGATAGCTCTAAACCGATAAGCGTGAGACCTTACAGGTATCCTCACGCACACAAGGAAGTGATGGAGAGAATGGTTAAAGAGATGTTAGAGGAAGGGTTGATAAGACCGAGCCAGAGTCCGTATTCAAGTTCGGTTCTGTTGGTTAAGAAGAAAGATAATTCACATCGATTCTATGTGGATTATCATGCATTGAACCGTGCTACAGTTCCAGACAAGTACCCAATCCCAATGATTGATCAACTGTTTGATGAATTACATGGAGCTAAGATCTTTTCAAAGTTGGATTTGCGggctgggtatcatcagatacGAATGCAAGAAGAAGATATTGCGAAGACTGCATTTCGTACGCATGATGGTCATTTGAGTTTTTAGTGATGCCTTTCGGTCTCACTAATGCTCTGGCCACATTCCAAGCCTTGATGAATGATCTTTTCAGACAATATTTGCGGAAGTTTGTGCTGGTATTTTTTGATGATATCCTCATTTACAGCAAAACAGTGGAGGATCACATGAAGCATTTGGAGCTGGTTTTGGATATTTCGTGGAGCAGCGTCTGTTTGCGAACATGAAGAAGTGTGCGTTTGCACAAGAGAAAGTGGAGTATTTGGGACATGTGATTACAAGCAAGGGTGTTTCAACTGATCCCCAAAAGGTGATAGCAGTGAAACAATGGCATAATCCAAAGTCGGTCAAGGAGTTGCGAGGATTTTTGGGTCTCACTGGCTATTACAGAAAGTTTGTTCAGAGCTATGGATCGATTGCTAAGCCGTTGACAGAATTACTGAAGAATGAGCAGTTTTTATGGTCAGAATTTTCTCAACGGGCGTTTGATAAGTTGAAGCAGGCAATGATCTCGGCTCCTGTATTGGCACTTCCAGATTTCAATAAGTTGTTCATCGTGGAGTCAGATGCTTCAGGTATTGGGTTGGGAGCAGTTCTTATGCAGGATCAACATCCAATAGCGTATTTCAGCAGGGGATTAACTCATAAGGAACAACAGAAGCCAATTTATGAAAGAGAACTAATGGCAATTGTGATGGCCATTCAGAAGTGGAAGCATTATCTCTTGGGTAGAAGATTCATTGTGAGGACTGATCAACAGAGCCTAAAATACTTGTTGGAGCAGCGAGAGATGACGCTTGACTATCAGCGTTGGCTTACGAGAATCTTGGGGTATGAGTTTGACATTGAGTATAAGGTTGGCAGTGAGAATAAGGTGGCAGATGGGTTATCTAGGATTGATCACACTGATGAGGGAAGACTGACTCTGGACTTGCTAACACTAACGGTTCCTTCTACTTTGGAATTGCAAGATTTGTATAAGGAAATTGAGAAGGATGAGACTATTCAGAAGTTGATAAGGAGATTCAAGAATGAAGAACAAATGAAACAGGGTTTACGTTGGTCAATGAGCGTTTGTTCTTTAAAAACAAACTCGTCATTCCTGCCAATTCCAGGTACATTCAGTTGATGTCATGACAGTGTCATGGGGGGCATGCTGGGGTTTTGCGAACATTACAACGGGTCCGGGACCTATTTTACTGGCCGAAAATGCGTAAGAGAGTGCAGGAGTATGTAACGGCTTGTAGTGTGTGCCAAACGCATAAGTCTTCGACTCTTTCTCCTGCTGGGCTATTGCAGCCAATTGAGTTACCCGTGCATATTTGGGAGGATGTGGCGATGGACTTCATTGAAGGATTACCTACTTCACAAGGGGTTAATGTGATTCTTGTGGTAGTAGACAGGCTCAGCAAGTATGGCCATTTCTTGACATTACGCCATCCTTTCACCGGTGTGGACGTGGCAAACAAGTTTACTCAAGAGATTATTCGATTACATGGCTATCCTAAGTCCATTATTTCGGATCGCGACAGAATCTTTCTTAGCAAATTTTGGAAGGAGTGTTTCAAGTTATTGGGAACTAAGCTGCGTTTTAGTACATCGTGTCATCCGCAGTCAGATGGACAGTCTGAGGTCTTGAATAGATGTTTGGAGACTTATCTGTGTTGCTTTGCTTCCACACATCCTAAGACATGGGCAAAATTTTTGACTTGGGCGGATCTGTGGTATAATACGGCGTATCACACGACATTAAAGTGTACCCCTTTCAAGCTTGTTTATGGTCGTGATCCTCCTCACTTGCTTTCATATGAATCAGGATCGACTGTAAATTTTGAAGTGGAGTCGGCGTTCATGGAAAGAGATAGAATGTTGGGGTCGATTAAGGACAATCTCTTACGGGCACAAGAGCTGATGAAGAACAGCTCTGACAAGCATCATCGTGATTTGGAGTTTGAGGTAGGCGCTTCAGTTTATCTGAAACTACGGCCGTATCGACAGCATTCTGTGGCTCGTCGTGTGTTTCAAAAGTTAGCTGCGAGGTACTACGGTCCATTTGAGGTGATTGGGCGAATTGGGCAGGTGGCTTACCGTCTGAAGTTACCTGAATCATCTCGCATTCACCCGGTCTTTCACAAATCACAGCTTAAACCGGTGATTGGGAGTACGAGAACAGTTTCGGAGTTACCTTCTCGGTTGGATGATAATGGTGAGTTTGTTATTGAACCAGAGGAGATTCAGGATACTCGTTATGATGAAGAGGGTCACTTGGAAGTGTTGATCAAATGGCGTAATCTTCCGGATCATGAGATGTCTTGGTTGAAAGCTAGCGAGGTGAAACATCAGTTTCCAACTttttcacttgaggacaagccgAAACTCGTGAACAGGGGTATTGATATGCTACAGAGAGTGTAtgtgaggaagagaagagaaagggaGAGGAGGAAGAACAGAGTGTTGGCCGTTGGAGTTTGATGACGTGGATTTATTCTGTTACGAGTACTAGAGAATAAGGAGATTGTACTTGGGCCTTGGTATATAAGAGGACCCAAGTGAGAGAGGATAGCAGGCGGTTAGAGAGTCTTGGGCTTGCCCTTGATTGAGGAAGATTGTAATTGGCTTAGCACTTCGACTTGTGAAGTCTAAGAGGGGCGGTTGGGTGGATCTTAATCAATAAACATCATAGTTCTAACACAACTCAAGAGTAGAAAGTTCAAGGTCACGAGATTCAAACATGCAATGAGACAGTGAAGAGGTAACCTTGAGTCCTTGACTGTTACTTACTCGGTTCTTTGATAGAGAATGGTCCAATTCTGATACTTTTATGTCTTGTTAGGTCATGTGTTTGTGGCCTTGACTGTAAAATGTTATGTCTTTTATGTCCTGTTAGGCATTGGTTTAGTCAGATAGAGAATGGTCCAATTCTGATACTTTTTTGTCTTTGGCCGAGAGTTATTCACCACTTTGGTGTAATGCTCCATTGTAAACTCCTTACGTAATGCTGATATAAATAATGTCATTTCTTTTTAGAGCAATGCTCCATGTAGATGGAGAACTCGTTGTTGGTTTGAGACAAAAAGAGGATGTGAAGTTGGTTTCTATCTTGTTTATCCATAGTTGTTTCTCTATGGtttgcagtttttttttatttcagacACAAGTTTAATGGCAAAACTGTTTTGTTATCTTTCAATTTATGAGTTTGTTGGTTTGCTCTAGAACATATATTGTCGGGTTTTGTTGTCTTTCACCTTCAAAGACAGTTTTAAAACAGGTTCATTACATGTTATTGTAAAGCTCCAAAAATTGTTTGCTTTACTTCAGATTTCAGATTCGTTAAACTTACAAGTTACAAACACATATGtagaagtttaataaatattaaaactgataaaGGTAAGCATTATGGATTCATTATAAAATAACAACATCCTTAATCATAAGTTTCTTAGGATTAACATAGCAAAAGAGAGAAacaataacaaatctatatttaaaaaataactgaACTGTattaggaaaagaaaaaaacaaacggGCTCACGGGTATCTCCAATTCAAAGGGGCTCATAATTAAATGGGCTCTAACGGGTTTGCGGTTAAAAGTGCATGCAGTTAACGGGTTTTAAACGGGTATGGTCTAAACGGGCTGGGCCTAAAAGGGTACGGGTAGCCCGTATTAACATCCCTAGTTTATACCTTGTAAACTCTTtatgttattaataaaattctaaTGGTTTATCGAAAAAAAAAGTCACGAAATTGTCATAACCAAGAATTAAACGGTTAATCAACTTGATATCTAATAGACCTAGTTAAACTGACTCAATTAGATGTTGATTCAGTTAGATGTGGTAAACTATAACAAATTATGATAGAAAAAACTGTATATTTTGACATTTTCGTTTATTTACTTATGATTTCATTTTGGTTAAGTTGTTAATTATATGTATTCAGTGAAGATTTCAactttgtataaatatttggaGAGGCTAAATAGAATACTTGAGCTCTCACGTCCCGTCATAAAATAGCGTTATGAGACATAGAGAACATATCCATCAGACTCTTCCAAATAGATATGACAGCTACTTCGAATCAATTCATTCCTGACTGCACATGGATACATTGAAGAGGTTATTCCAGAAATACATGCAATAATAGTGTATTGTAAAGTGTGATTGTGAGAAAAGAAAGTTATGCCATTTGATCATTTTAATGTTGATGTTGTATTTATTAACCTTGTTATAAATTAGACATAATCAATATCTTTCATAAAAGAATTTATGGCATGTGATGCACAATAGGTGTAcactaaattatatataatgaaatGCAAGCCAATTATCATAggatttttaaattatgcaGACAACATTAAAATATCATTATGATTTTGTAAGGTATTAGTTATAACGATTTGTTATTGCATTGTATAAGTAACAAACTGTGCCAAAATTTACAACAACAAAGGATAATAGCTTAACTTTCTCTAAGATATTAAAACATTTCGATAAACAAAGACATTGGTTGTTTTCCCTACTTCGTTATTATTGGAAGAAGGTTTTCAACCGGTCATGGCCGAATGATGCTCTAATTTGGGTTAAGTGATTACAAACTAATTTAGCTTAAGTGTATATAAACTGATTTAGCTTAGGACTGGTGTTTGTTAATATCtaacaacttttttttcttttttttggtaacctTAACCAATTCATTATCGATTGACATTGTGGAGGATTATGTCCAACAAATAAAGTAACAAAAGTTATCTAGTTACTTTAATTATCTAGTTACTTTAATTATGGTCGACaaaaaatcaacattaaattttTAGCCAATATGTTGAGGACTGTTGTTTTATCAAACTATATTTTGGTCTATCAAACCTACAACATTTTTTTAGTTATGGATGCGGAAGCTCACACAATTATCATCGATCGGTTTTATAGTTTGTAAATTATATGTGGTATGATATTGAATATAATAAATGgacaaatcattattttttctaCAAACTATTAGCACATAAAAAGTCAATATACCTCATTAACATCAATATCTTTTTCGACAGTGATACCTTCTACAACAAGAACATTCTCTTTGAGATTCCGTCGGAGACaaatttatccatgttaaagtttgattttatttataatttgcgTAATTATATTTGCAAGAATGGTCATGACACAATTCCAATTACATTTACATTTGAATGTTGTTGTAAAGGATagtgattgtttattttattttggtcaataAGGATAGTGATTTTTTCTTTCTAAccaaaactaaataaaacaagaaagagCTATTTATTTGTATCTGGGATCGAACAAGTTTTTAGTTTGGACAAATGTATTAGAAACTGTCCTTTACCAAAGTTTAAATGGGCCGGGCCGAATTTAACTCAATTGACCCTACTCTTCTTCTTAAACGGCATGAATccgattaaaaaataaaacggCACAACGTCTAAGGCGGCTACCGGAAAACGATGTCGTTTGGTGTGTGAtaaagttttctttctttaaactCATCACAGCGACTCGCCTCTTCCTTATTTGCATCTTCTTCGCACTTCTCTCTGAGACGCGGAGAGAAGCCTTTCCTCTGTATTCTTTTAAGGCTTATAGACAGTAGGGAGAGTAGAAAATCTGATGGGGAAGAGGAAAGAGCGTCGCTTCGCCGCTAATAATTCGAGTCGTCGTGTCAAGCTTGATCTCTTCGCGGAACCCTCTGGTACGcttttttttcctctcttcgttttcacctcttttgattgatttaatctACTGGTTCGTTCGGAATTGAACTAATTAGAATGATTTGATTTGTAGAACTCGATCTCGGTTATGTATTGAAGAAATCTGAAGCTATTTGATGAAGATTAGGGATTGTGATTATCTGTTGATAGATTCTTATAGGAGTTTTCCAGATATAATAATAGTATTGTAGTTATATCTCTATTTCTTTGATATCTTTTTGTGCAGGAGATTTGGGTGGCTCAGATGTGCGTTGTGATGGAGATGAGAAGGAACAAACAGAGCCTAATGAGTTACCTAAGTCACCTTCTTCTTCAGGTGGGTTCCATCAGCTATCTTCAGTTCAGCTAATGTAGCAACGCCCTTAGACACATGTTATGTTGTTTGCCCCCCAAAAATTTGTTGCTCTCAGAGTAGAGAGTGGCTGTGGTGTTGGAGACATCGTATGACATTCAGTTCAGGCCAAGCCACAGTGATATTATGAATTAGTTGCTCTATTGTTTGCAGCTTCAAGCTTACTAGCTTAGTGGGGGGCTTTCTTCTGGAAGTAGCTCATAGCGGTTCGTATGTCTCTGGCTGTTTTGGCTTGCAACGTTTTAACTGACGGCTTTGTCATTTGTTGTGACAGGTCGCTGATAAATCCTTCCCCGACGCTATTCTTCATCCTTTTATAACTTACTTATGCAACCTAAAAATGTCACATAGCTATTCTTTTTCGTATCAGTTTATATAACTGAAGGCTAGTTATGTATGTAGTTGAGATTCCAAAGTTTGACGCTTTAGTCTTTTTGTTTTCAGGTCAGAAAACAGAGAACCCTTTGCTTTTACTTGGACAATATAGTGATGAGGAGGAggtggaagatgagaaagaggATAAGGCAGATGATGCCACTGCCGAAAGTTCTTTAGCCAATAAAAATGAGAAGGTATCAGTAATTAACTTATATAAACCGGCTTTACTGATGTTATCTCTGTTAGTCctgattaattttgtttaaaccAGGTTAAAGCACACAAAGATACAAATGTCAAATCTGGTGCAGACACGACTATCAAGATGGTTGACCAACAACAAACAGCGGAGGATTCTTCTGCTTCTTTTTTTAAGGCTGAAGGGGGGAGTGGTTATGTCACAGCAAGTTACTCCACAGCCTCGGGTGGACTAAACAAGCAGACGGGTCCCTCAGTTCAAGCAACTGGCACCGTGTCTTTGGAGTATCATGCTCCCATGGATGTTACTTCGCAGTGGAAGATGATTTTGCATGAGGAGAGCAATCAGTATTACTACTGGAACACACTAACTGGAGAAACTTTGTGGGAAGTTCCTGCTGTATTGACTCAAACTGCTACGGCATATGGGACTGGATACAATGAGTCTGGGCATGTTGTTACAGATGCGTACACCTTGAGTTCTGGTGTTGAACCAAGCTATTTGCAACAACCCGTGGAAAATGTATACACAGGAACTGATTGTTCGACCTCTCTAACAGCTGAGCTGGGTGGGAGTAACAAAAGTGGAGATCATTATGCCAAAAGCTTAGGAACTGATGGTCATCAAGTTGAAAGTCAGATAGACTCTGCTGTTAATTACCAACCATGTCAGGAGAAGCTTGCAGGGCCAGGAAATTCAGATCATATGCAGGCTAGTGTTGATCAAGGAGCGGCTACTGACCTCCCTTCTCGCCTGTTGAGCCAAAGCGAAGGCTTACTGGAGAAGCTGAGGTCTCTGCAGAAGTAAGCCATTCTTGTTTGTGTCTTCTTGTTTTCCCATGTTCCATTAATCTTATTTGAAATATGACTCtctaatttctaaaattttataggTCTCATGGAAACTTTCACAGCAATGAGCAGATATCAAAGTACATACTGGAGCTTGAAGTCAGACATTCTGATGTAAAGGCACTGTTATATGATACCTCACCTTTACTTTCCTTTTGGCTCCACACTGAGAAAGAACTCAAGCGTCTGGAAGACGGCGTTAACGATGAGATTTACGAGCTTGCAAAATCTGCAGTAATGGATGGAATTGCAGAAACTAACAATAGCTCTCCCAAAGAAAAGTTGGTCACAGATGATAATACAGCAAGTGAAACTCATGACAGTGGGAGAGAAGGAGAGTTAGTTCAATCGGGAAAAACTCTTCATTCAGATGAATCAGTGGATGGTGATGGATCTCCCACCCACTCCCAAAGCCATCCAGCTGAGAAGTCTGATAATGTTACTCCTTTAGATGAGATTCAGAAGGTAGGCTCCTCAGTTGTGGAAGATGTTGATATGGATGTGGATATGGAGGTTGAAGAACCAGTTTCATCGTCTCCTGTTCAAGTGATAGATGCTTCCGATGGTAATCAAACAGAGCCATCCAACCTTCACGCAGATGTTCCACCACCTCCGGGAGAAGAATGGGTTCCACCACCGCCTTCTGAGGTTGAAGATGTTCCACCACCACCGCCTGATAGTTTTAGTGAACCAGCTCCTCCACCTCCTCTTGAAAACGATCATGCCCTTCCACCATTGTCCAGTGACTCTGTGGGAGTTACCTACACCGTACCTCAATCTTATATTCAGCAACCTGCTGATTATGCTGCTCAATACAACTTAACCTATCCAGAGTCCAGTTATCAATATATTGCCAATGCTGCTGCTCCTAACACTCAGTTCTATGGCCAAGTCGACGGATCTCAAGTCTCTCTGCCCCAGTCGGCATATTACTATGAAACTGTTCCTGGTACAAGTGAAGTTGCTCCTGTTGAAGCTTATTACAATCTCAATGGCGTAGCTCCGCTCTTTCCAGTCTCTGCGGAGGCATCACTGAATCACGGTGGAGCTGGTTCTGCTAACTACAACATCCCAAGCGATT contains these protein-coding regions:
- the LOC111202411 gene encoding formin-binding protein 4 isoform X1, which translates into the protein MGKRKERRFAANNSSRRVKLDLFAEPSGDLGGSDVRCDGDEKEQTEPNELPKSPSSSGQKTENPLLLLGQYSDEEEVEDEKEDKADDATAESSLANKNEKVKAHKDTNVKSGADTTIKMVDQQQTAEDSSASFFKAEGGSGYVTASYSTASGGLNKQTGPSVQATGTVSLEYHAPMDVTSQWKMILHEESNQYYYWNTLTGETLWEVPAVLTQTATAYGTGYNESGHVVTDAYTLSSGVEPSYLQQPVENVYTGTDCSTSLTAELGGSNKSGDHYAKSLGTDGHQVESQIDSAVNYQPCQEKLAGPGNSDHMQASVDQGAATDLPSRLLSQSEGLLEKLRSLQKSHGNFHSNEQISKYILELEVRHSDVKALLYDTSPLLSFWLHTEKELKRLEDGVNDEIYELAKSAVMDGIAETNNSSPKEKLVTDDNTASETHDSGREGELVQSGKTLHSDESVDGDGSPTHSQSHPAEKSDNVTPLDEIQKVGSSVVEDVDMDVDMEVEEPVSSSPVQVIDASDGNQTEPSNLHADVPPPPGEEWVPPPPSEVEDVPPPPPDSFSEPAPPPPLENDHALPPLSSDSVGVTYTVPQSYIQQPADYAAQYNLTYPESSYQYIANAAAPNTQFYGQVDGSQVSLPQSAYYYETVPGTSEVAPVEAYYNLNGVAPLFPVSAEASLNHGGAGSANYNIPSDSSKAVEPNSKSNDSGEAASLSSAAQSTDGTGGAPLLAKGQSKVKRAKKRTVAATTSTLRSNKKVSSLVDKWKAAKEELNDSEEEEEEDDYGVLDRKRRREIEEWKSRQIASGEAKDNANFQPLGGDWREKVKRRKERAGREADEPKKKDDKVQKPDLTKLSAHLPSGWQAYWDESTKKTYYGNTITSETSWTRPTN
- the LOC111202411 gene encoding formin-binding protein 4 isoform X2 yields the protein MYVVEIPKFDALVFLFSGQKTENPLLLLGQYSDEEEVEDEKEDKADDATAESSLANKNEKVKAHKDTNVKSGADTTIKMVDQQQTAEDSSASFFKAEGGSGYVTASYSTASGGLNKQTGPSVQATGTVSLEYHAPMDVTSQWKMILHEESNQYYYWNTLTGETLWEVPAVLTQTATAYGTGYNESGHVVTDAYTLSSGVEPSYLQQPVENVYTGTDCSTSLTAELGGSNKSGDHYAKSLGTDGHQVESQIDSAVNYQPCQEKLAGPGNSDHMQASVDQGAATDLPSRLLSQSEGLLEKLRSLQKSHGNFHSNEQISKYILELEVRHSDVKALLYDTSPLLSFWLHTEKELKRLEDGVNDEIYELAKSAVMDGIAETNNSSPKEKLVTDDNTASETHDSGREGELVQSGKTLHSDESVDGDGSPTHSQSHPAEKSDNVTPLDEIQKVGSSVVEDVDMDVDMEVEEPVSSSPVQVIDASDGNQTEPSNLHADVPPPPGEEWVPPPPSEVEDVPPPPPDSFSEPAPPPPLENDHALPPLSSDSVGVTYTVPQSYIQQPADYAAQYNLTYPESSYQYIANAAAPNTQFYGQVDGSQVSLPQSAYYYETVPGTSEVAPVEAYYNLNGVAPLFPVSAEASLNHGGAGSANYNIPSDSSKAVEPNSKSNDSGEAASLSSAAQSTDGTGGAPLLAKGQSKVKRAKKRTVAATTSTLRSNKKVSSLVDKWKAAKEELNDSEEEEEEDDYGVLDRKRRREIEEWKSRQIASGEAKDNANFQPLGGDWREKVKRRKERAGREADEPKKKDDKVQKPDLTKLSAHLPSGWQAYWDESTKKTYYGNTITSETSWTRPTN
- the LOC111202411 gene encoding uncharacterized protein LOC111202411 isoform X3 yields the protein MVDQQQTAEDSSASFFKAEGGSGYVTASYSTASGGLNKQTGPSVQATGTVSLEYHAPMDVTSQWKMILHEESNQYYYWNTLTGETLWEVPAVLTQTATAYGTGYNESGHVVTDAYTLSSGVEPSYLQQPVENVYTGTDCSTSLTAELGGSNKSGDHYAKSLGTDGHQVESQIDSAVNYQPCQEKLAGPGNSDHMQASVDQGAATDLPSRLLSQSEGLLEKLRSLQKSHGNFHSNEQISKYILELEVRHSDVKALLYDTSPLLSFWLHTEKELKRLEDGVNDEIYELAKSAVMDGIAETNNSSPKEKLVTDDNTASETHDSGREGELVQSGKTLHSDESVDGDGSPTHSQSHPAEKSDNVTPLDEIQKVGSSVVEDVDMDVDMEVEEPVSSSPVQVIDASDGNQTEPSNLHADVPPPPGEEWVPPPPSEVEDVPPPPPDSFSEPAPPPPLENDHALPPLSSDSVGVTYTVPQSYIQQPADYAAQYNLTYPESSYQYIANAAAPNTQFYGQVDGSQVSLPQSAYYYETVPGTSEVAPVEAYYNLNGVAPLFPVSAEASLNHGGAGSANYNIPSDSSKAVEPNSKSNDSGEAASLSSAAQSTDGTGGAPLLAKGQSKVKRAKKRTVAATTSTLRSNKKVSSLVDKWKAAKEELNDSEEEEEEDDYGVLDRKRRREIEEWKSRQIASGEAKDNANFQPLGGDWREKVKRRKERAGREADEPKKKDDKVQKPDLTKLSAHLPSGWQAYWDESTKKTYYGNTITSETSWTRPTN